GACGGATCACTTCAATGGTGTACGTATGGGTGTTAATTTTGCACCAATGGGGAAGAACTGGTTCCATGTTACTCTTTTTTCTAAGGGAGATTATGAATTTGTTGCAAGAGGAGGGCCATGGATTTACCGGGGCTACCCTCTCCTCGTGGCTAAGATACCTGAGGTTAAATGGCCGTCTGAGACGGTGCTGAATTCGGTGCCTCTCTGGGTTCAGGTGTATGATCTGCCATGGAATAGACAGAAGAAAAGCACCGCCCTTCTTGTTGGCGCTAAGCTGGGTAAGTACTTGGAAGCAGACCTGGGTGCGGATGGCTATAGTCCTTATGATTTTCTGCGTGTTCGAGTGGACATTCCAGTGGACAAAAGGCTTCGTGCAACTGTCACAACACAAGTGAAAGGACATGCCGAGGTTTCAACCTATCTGTTGCGGTATGAAAGGGTGCCCTACTTCTGCTTCTGGTGTGGTTTCATTGGACATGATGACACGGTTTGTGAGAAGAAACGAATCGGCATGCCCTCACTCGAATATGATACACGCCTACGATGCTCACCTGTGAAGAAGTTTCAGCGCAGGCAAGCCTATGCTCCTCCTAAACAACACTTTCAGACTCGCAAGGGCCTGAATTTTTCTTTGAGCACTGAGAATTCAGGTAATTTGGGTGTGCCTACAGACAGAAGATGGAACAGAAATGTAGTGCGTCACACAGGTAACCATATACCTTCCTCGATTGACGCTAGGGACGGCTTTGATGAGAGTGAGGCTGAGGGCTCCTCAGAGGTGGATGTTGAACTAGCCAAGAGGATTACTAGCCTGAATTTCCCACTGGCACGTACTGATGTTCAAGAGGGCAATGGAGGGAGGCACAAAGCGCCTAAGAAAACGGCGAGCAGAGGTGGACGGAATAGAGGACAAATGAAAACTCCTCAAGGCCCGGGGATTGTTGAGAATCTGATTCCACTAGCGATGTTCCCGGCATACCCCTCTTCAAGCTACCTCGCTGGCCTGGGGAGAGAGGAGATGATACCACCACTAAGGGGTTTGGACTCGTTTGTGTTTTCAGCAGGAGATACTCTAATGTCGGATGCCGATTCGATTCTTGGTAAAAGATCAGCTCAGCACGAGGAGGGTGAATCTGAGGATATGAGCAAAGCCATGGTGGTTAGGGACGATACTAGTCCTGCTGGGAAACTGAAGAAGGGCAAAACAGAAGCAGAAAAGGTACGGGAGGTGGAGGCAACCAGCCTTGGGGCCGCTGGTCAACTGACGTGATCGCACGTTGCGACCCGTCAGGAGCAATGAATTGTACAGGTTGGAACTGTCGGGGAGCTGGTGGCAAACCGACAGTTCAAGAATTGGGTGACCTCACCCGTGCCACCAAGTCACAAATGGTATTCTTATGTGAAACGAGGCAGAAAGCAGAGAAAGTCCGATGCTTGAGAGGAAGGTTGGGTTTAAGAGGTTTTACCGGTGTCGACAGTGATGGTTTGAGTGGGGGCCTTGCGTTGTTTTGGTGTGATCAGCTGAAGGTGGAAGTGCAATCTCAATGTGAACATTACATTGATGTCCGTGTCTCCAAAGCAGATGGTGATCCAAAATGGCGCTTAACCTGTGTCTACGGAGAACCTAGGATAGAGAACAGACAAGAAATGTGGAACCTGATGTGTAGGCTGAAATCTCAATCTGATTTACCGTGGTGTGTCTTAGGGGACTTTAATGAGGCCATGGTGTCTTTTGTGCATTTTTCAACCACCAAACGCTCTGAGTCACAGATGCTAGACTTCCGCGACATGCTGGAGACGTGCGAGCTTGTCGACTTGGGTTTCTCGGGTTTACCCTTCACATACGATAATAAGCGGCAAGGTAGAAAGAATGTGAAGGTTAGACTAGACCGGGTTGTTGCTGATAATCGTTGGCGTAATATCTTTTCGGAAGCCAGAGTGGTGCATAAAGTGTCACCCTGTAGTGATCATTGCCCCATTGTGCTACACTGTGAGAAAGAGGAGGCTAGGATACAACAGGCTAGTTACAAGAGATATGAGGTTATGTGGGAAAGAGAAGCATGTCTACCTGAGCACATCTCAAATGCCTGGGCTGCTAGGGGATCTAAAAATAATCTGGACCAAGTTCAATCTGGGCTTGCTGGCGTAATGGAGCACCTGCACAAGTGGAGTAAGGAAAAGTTTGGGAGTGTCAGAATGCAGCTTGAAAAACCTCGTACCCGGTTGGAAGAGCTCCTGAACATGAATGCGGATCGGAAAGAGATCCAAGAAGTAACTGACCACATGAATGAGCTCTTATATAGAGAGGAGATGATGTGGATGCAACGTTCGCGTATTGACTGGCTATGAGAAGGAGACCGTAACACAAAAAATTCCATAGTAAAACGGTTTGGCGGGCTAGAAAGAACAAAGTGAAACACCTAGAGGATGACACAGGGGAGTTGCATACAGAACCAGAGAAGATGGGCTCCCTAGTGAATGATTATTTCGAAGCACTCTTTTCTTCTGATCCGACCCTTGATCAAGAATTGGTCCTCTCACTGATACAACCAAAGGTTACCGAAGAGATGAATGACAAGCTCTTGCTTGATTTTACTGACAGAGAGATTGCTGATGCTCTCTTTCAGATTGGGCCCCTAAAAGCACCTGGACCGGATGGTTTTCCAGCGCGGTTCTTCCAGCGGAATTGGGGTTTGTTGAAGGATGAAAATGTGTTGGCAGTGAAAGAGTTTTTCAGGACTGGGGTCATGCTGGATGGGGTCAATGATGCTACTATACTACTTATTCCTAAGGTGGATCAACCGAAAAAAGTTACCCACTTTAGACCCATAAGCTTATGTAATGTCATATATAAGGTGTTGGCAAAGTGCCTGGTGAATAGGatgagaccaatcttggatgattTAATATCTCCGAACCAGAGCGCATTTGTTCCAGGCCGCCTCATTACAGATAACGCCCTAGTGGCCTTCGAGTGTTTCCATTATATTCAACAAGAAAAAGATCCAGAGAAGAGTATGTGTGCTTACAAACTGGATCTATCAAAGGCGTATGATCGGGTGGATTGGACATTCTTGGAGCAAGCGATGCAAAAGATTGGCTTTGATCATCGGTGGGTGAAGTGGATCATGACGTGTGTCACCACGGTGAGATATAATGTAAAATTTAATGGAGCTATCTTGGATTCGTTTGTACCGTCGTGTGGGCTTCGGCAAGGTGACCCTCTCTCCCCGTTCTTATTCCTCTTTATCGCTGATGGTCTATCCTCACTTCTCAGGCAAGCTATTGAGCAGCAACACATAACACCAGTCAAGGTTTGTGCTCGTGCCCCAGGAGTTTCACACTTGCTTTTCGCGGACGACACACTGCTCTTCTTCAAAGCCAACCCACTAGAAGCGCAACAAGCCAAAAGGGTGATCGAGGCATATGCTAAAGCCACGGGCCAGCTCATAAACAATTCgaaatgctcaatgatgctcagtCCAAAATTCCCAGAGGAAATGCAAGCGGAGATTAGAGATGTACTGCAGGTGGAACGACCAGAATTTGAACCCAAATATCTGGGGCTTCCTACGCCTGAAGGCCGGCTGAACAAAGGGAAGCTGCAGAACCTCCAAGTTCGTTTTACTAAGAGATTTATGGAGTGGGGAGATGCTTTTCCATCGCAGGCGGCGAAGGAGATCCTCATAAAGGCGGTAGCACAAGCAATACTGACATATATCATGGGTGTCTTCAAACTACCCATGTCCCTTTGTGATGATCTGAACAGGATGGTTAACAATTACTGGTGGGGCTCGTCAGAGGGTAAAAGGAAAACTCATTGGCAGTCTTGGGAAACCCTCACACACCCGAAGAACCATGGAGGGTTGGGGTTTAAGGATTTCAGGCTGTTTAACCAAGCTCTGCTTGCAAGACAGGCTTggaggctgatgacccacaagtatagggggtgtatcgtagtactttcgataaataagagtgtcgaacccaacgaggagcagaaggtgttgccaagcagttttgatgaaggattcactataaatgctcacagacaagttttcaggaggttttgatatagcagataaataaaatacaattaaaatgcgagaataataattaCAGCAAGTGGcctaatcctttttagcacaaaggacaagccggtttgttgacttatgatgaccaaacgttcttgaggacacatgggaatttagtctagtgctttcgcttcatatagttgattaatcttcattgttttgataagtgttatgttggtgaacctatgctaatgcaccgcccttcctaggactagtacatacttgtgattaaacccttgcaagcatccgcaaatacaagaaagtaattaagataaatctaaccacagccttaaactctgagatcctgctatccctcatgcatcgatataccaacgggggttcaggttgctgtcactccggcaaccccacaattagcaaacgaatacaagatgcattgccctaggcccataaaggtgaagtgttatGTAGTCGACGttgacatgacaccactagaagaataacaccacaacttaaatatcaaaccattaaatattactcaacatagttcactactaacatttagacttcacccatgtcctcaagaactaaacgaactactcacaagacatcatatggaccatgatcagaggtgatatgatgatggataacaatctgaacataaaccttgattcaacggtttcactcaatagcatcaataacaaggagtaatcaacaccgggagagtttcccctatgaaatactcaagattcaaccctagatgttacagtggagacgaggtgcagtggtggaaatgacggtgtcggtggtggagatgatgatgatgatcccaatgaagtccagctcaatgacggtgacgatggcaacgatttcccccctccgggagggaatttccccggcagatttctgcctgccggagagctcttttctttctggtgttttccgcctcgaggaggcggcggtgactatcctcgatgttcccccgcaccttagggttttcgggagatgaagtacgcgaaagggcggtggctgagggggtcgtgggcccccctccccatgtggcggcgcgccggccttggtggccgcgccggcccatggggagggcccatggcggccctcctcggcctccccttttggctggctccgtcatctggaaaaataggagcttcggtatattttccgtcaattgttgatcttcagaaatattgtatcctgacggtgctttttccagcagaattctgactccggtgagtaattctccaataatcatgaaacatgcaaaataggtgaaataacataagtatcatctctaaatatgaaatatatcaatgaataacagcaaattatgatataaaatagtgatgcaaaatggacgtatcaactccccccaagcttagacctcgcttgtccccaagcgaaactgaactcagtaaacatgaccacatgtttatggagtaaagagtcgataaataaaatacggacaagaagcatcacatttattaattcacacaagacattctagtaaacaacttcctcatataactcaacttgaaacaagtagagggaaatcacaaataaaggtgcataggaaatcataattggtgatggcaaacttcgttcttggtcaaagaacaattaacagattgtacttatctttcgagcggagcctttatattagagcttatatggcagaacttacatgctcaatcataacaatctcctcataatcattgataaccttcaaagttatattcattcagataaaattttgtacaaaacaaggaagaataaaagacatgattaaatagatcacaatataaatggttggatcacaacaactcaattgcttgcttgagatagagggaaataggtttactgactcaacataaaagtaaaagacagacccttcgcagagggaagcagggattaaatcatgtgctagagcttttcaagttttgaaatcatatagagagcataaaaataaagttttgagaggtgtttgtcgttgtcaacgaatggtagtgggcactctaacccccttgtcaaacagactttcaaagagcggctcccatgaaggacgttatctctaccagcaaggtagatcatccctattctcttttgtttacacatgtattttagttttatttatagatgacactcctcccaaccttttgctttcacaagccatggctaaccgaatcctcgggtgcctgccaacatttcacataccatggagtgtctattgcaaaattaagttgcttactgataaatcagggcaaaacatgtgaagagaattattaatgaaagttattaattggggctgggcaccccgttgccggctctttctgtaaaattattggataagcggatgtatatgccactaatccattggtgaaagtctgtccaacaagattgaaagataaaacaccacatacttcctcatgagctataaaacattgacacaaataggagataataacttttgaactgtttaaaggtagcacatgaaatatttacttggagtggcgcaaaataccacataataggtagttatggtggacacaaatggcatgggtttggtttaaggttttggatgcacgagaagcattccctctcagtacaggtctttggctagcaaggttggttagcaagcataagagttgagggaaacaaacaaatatacatgtgataggaacaatcatgcatct
This Lolium perenne isolate Kyuss_39 chromosome 1, Kyuss_2.0, whole genome shotgun sequence DNA region includes the following protein-coding sequences:
- the LOC139832880 gene encoding uncharacterized protein; protein product: MVSFVHFSTTKRSESQMLDFRDMLETCELVDLGFSGLPFTYDNKRQGRKNVKVRLDRVVADNRWRNIFSEARVVHKVSPCSDHCPIVLHCEKEEARIQQASYKRYEVMWEREACLPEHISNAWAARGSKNNLDQVQSGLAGVMEHLHKWSKEKFGSVRMQLEKPRTRLEELLNMNADRKEIQEVTDHMNELLYREEMMWMQRSRIDWL